A portion of the Candidatus Brocadia sp. genome contains these proteins:
- a CDS encoding DUF2156 domain-containing protein, whose amino-acid sequence MVCARPRTSVVWVGPVQYRIRRETILQLIDASLSKTTESNISIEEKCRIYGLNRLKIEDKKLFDKYGKEEGVNLCDYSFANNFIWKGSIELLWKLINNNFCLFGVTSKGMCMMLPPLGKNSIQNTLHECFSLMQEINDSSCFESYINYVYEDFLKLFDNSPFRIVESYPDYIYKTSDLIKLVGRKYEKKRNEINFFKKHYNASFEKFYPRHIADALLMVDQWKKEKVQESNLSNHHEGHYQYSLIHEAEAAKCAIIFSEELGLTGAIITISGRIEGITLGENITPDTASVLIEKTNNGFQGMPQFIYQQFCASDFSDVAYINAGEDWGIEGLKRAKMSYHPCMLAKKFLIYGK is encoded by the coding sequence ATGGTTTGCGCTAGACCTCGAACCTCCGTCGTGTGGGTGGGTCCGGTGCAATACCGCATCAGGAGAGAAACCATTTTACAACTGATCGATGCTAGTCTCTCAAAAACAACAGAATCGAATATTAGTATTGAAGAAAAATGCAGAATTTATGGTTTAAACAGATTAAAAATTGAAGATAAAAAACTTTTTGACAAATATGGAAAAGAAGAAGGTGTAAATCTCTGTGATTATTCTTTTGCAAACAATTTTATATGGAAAGGATCGATAGAATTATTATGGAAGCTGATTAATAATAATTTCTGCCTCTTTGGAGTAACTTCCAAGGGCATGTGTATGATGCTCCCGCCGTTAGGAAAAAACAGCATTCAAAACACTCTTCATGAATGTTTTTCCCTAATGCAAGAAATTAACGATTCCAGTTGTTTTGAATCGTATATCAATTACGTTTATGAGGACTTCCTGAAACTTTTTGACAATAGTCCATTTCGTATTGTTGAAAGCTATCCTGACTACATTTACAAAACATCCGATCTCATAAAACTCGTCGGCAGAAAATACGAAAAGAAGAGAAACGAAATAAATTTTTTTAAAAAGCATTACAATGCCTCATTCGAAAAATTCTACCCCAGACATATCGCTGACGCACTTCTTATGGTAGATCAATGGAAAAAGGAAAAAGTCCAGGAGTCGAACCTTTCAAACCATCATGAAGGCCATTATCAGTATAGCCTCATCCACGAAGCAGAGGCTGCTAAGTGTGCAATCATCTTTTCTGAAGAATTAGGACTAACGGGTGCAATCATAACAATCAGTGGCCGAATTGAAGGCATTACGTTAGGTGAAAATATCACCCCTGATACTGCTTCTGTCCTCATAGAAAAAACCAACAACGGCTTCCAGGGCATGCCACAATTTATCTATCAGCAATTTTGCGCCAGTGATTTTTCTGATGTAGCTTACATCAACGCAGGCGAGGACTGGGGCATAGAAGGTCTTAAAAGGGCAAAGATGTCGTATCATCCTTGTATGCTTGCAAAGAAATTTCTTATTTATGGAAAATAA
- a CDS encoding intradiol ring-cleavage dioxygenase encodes MNRLLYVAFGLLFLVFLGLRSTHQETLLLGLALAKAEEAAKPSQTTTSVPCKPTPPDALGPFYTPNAPERTSVGKGHVLSGVVRTSVDCSPIVGARIECWMAGPDGKYDDDHRATMFSDKEGAYKFESNFPPPYSGRPSHIHMKITAKGFRTLVTQYYPGKGQTEGKFDLVLVPEN; translated from the coding sequence ATGAACCGGTTATTATATGTTGCCTTTGGCCTTTTATTTCTGGTCTTTTTAGGTCTCAGAAGTACTCATCAAGAAACGCTCTTATTAGGGCTGGCACTGGCGAAAGCTGAAGAGGCAGCCAAACCTTCCCAGACGACCACTTCCGTCCCATGCAAACCTACGCCTCCTGATGCACTGGGGCCATTTTACACGCCAAATGCACCGGAACGAACCAGTGTTGGAAAAGGTCACGTCCTGAGTGGTGTTGTCAGGACGAGTGTGGACTGTTCACCCATTGTGGGTGCACGGATTGAGTGCTGGATGGCAGGCCCGGATGGTAAATACGACGATGACCATCGCGCAACGATGTTTTCTGATAAAGAGGGTGCGTATAAATTTGAAAGTAATTTTCCACCGCCATATAGTGGAAGGCCTTCTCATATCCACATGAAAATTACGGCCAAAGGCTTTCGGACGCTGGTTACCCAGTATTATCCTGGCAAGGGACAGACGGAAGGTAAATTCGATTTAGTTTTAGTTCCAGAAAATTGA
- a CDS encoding deoxyribonuclease IV, with protein MERWQTLSIMTPTMLGCTVPTIGGLPTGFFWARKWGCECIQIYVTLSRRWDVSGLSDEEIFKFKSAWQESHVRKVVAHVPYLVNLASPDKNLWQKSRERLRIELTRAEQFGVNFLVLHPGSYGNSNKLDGMKRTTEAIHTIISNAGDNQKTQILLETMAGHGTSIGSTFEEIAYILEEIDNPEFIGVCFDTAHVFAAGYDIRGYKNYETVLKEFDAIIGLNKIKTIHVNNSKTNLGSRVDRHACIGEGKLGLEIFHAIMKDTRFLTIPKILEIPERDKRSEDNLRLLRKLQLIPGHLPKSKNLQKQLIRKEFYVNIY; from the coding sequence TTGGAAAGATGGCAGACGTTATCTATAATGACACCAACTATGCTAGGATGTACCGTTCCTACAATAGGTGGATTACCGACAGGATTTTTCTGGGCCAGGAAATGGGGATGTGAATGTATTCAAATCTATGTGACATTATCCCGCAGATGGGATGTATCCGGGTTATCGGATGAAGAGATCTTTAAATTCAAATCTGCCTGGCAGGAAAGTCACGTCAGAAAAGTAGTTGCCCATGTCCCCTATTTAGTAAATCTAGCTTCCCCGGATAAGAATCTCTGGCAGAAATCAAGAGAACGACTTCGTATAGAATTAACGAGGGCGGAACAATTCGGCGTAAATTTTCTGGTTCTTCACCCGGGAAGTTACGGAAACTCAAATAAACTGGATGGAATGAAGAGAACCACTGAGGCTATACATACTATTATTTCAAACGCAGGTGACAATCAAAAAACCCAAATACTTCTGGAAACTATGGCTGGTCACGGAACGTCGATAGGTTCTACCTTTGAAGAAATTGCTTACATCCTTGAAGAAATTGACAATCCGGAATTCATTGGCGTTTGTTTTGATACAGCGCATGTCTTCGCGGCTGGATACGATATAAGAGGTTATAAAAACTATGAAACAGTGCTCAAAGAATTTGATGCGATAATTGGGTTGAACAAAATAAAAACTATCCATGTAAATAATTCCAAAACAAATTTAGGTTCCCGCGTCGACCGTCATGCGTGTATTGGAGAGGGGAAACTGGGGTTAGAAATTTTCCATGCAATCATGAAAGACACAAGGTTTCTTACAATACCAAAAATATTAGAGATTCCCGAAAGAGACAAGAGGAGTGAAGACAATTTAAGACTACTCCGAAAACTACAATTAATTCCTGGCCATCTTCCAAAATCAAAGAACTTACAAAAACAGCTCATACGAAAGGAATTCTATGTCAATATCTATTAA
- a CDS encoding pyridoxal phosphate-dependent aminotransferase yields MSISIKVKEGIAASSWIVKIFEGRSQAVSEEKEVYDFRLGNPKIEPPSAFVEELKKVANNPFPEMHGYSALAGHVQTREAIAQTLSKERGLNFTAQHVIMTAGGAGALNIILKAILNPGDEVIVLSPLYLEYPYYIDNHGGVCCVAETNADFTLNIDNVAAKINPRTKAIIINSPNNPSGMIYSDESLKSTARLLNEKNRQSGKEIFLIYDAAYQDIVYDGNKVPDIFSIYSNTIFAASYSKPLSIPGERIGYAAVHPAMKNSGELMEALTFANRVLGYLSAPVLMQHVVTNLQGVCVDRAEYQKRRDMFCNALQDFGYSFTRPMGAYYIFPETPGDDLAFTQELAKEGILVLPGKSFGRSGYIRIAFCVKKETIKKSLPGFKKVKDFFKRNAKAK; encoded by the coding sequence ATGTCAATATCTATTAAGGTAAAAGAAGGAATAGCCGCCTCGTCCTGGATTGTGAAGATTTTTGAGGGTCGTTCTCAGGCTGTTTCTGAAGAGAAGGAAGTTTATGATTTTAGACTGGGAAACCCGAAGATAGAACCACCTTCAGCGTTTGTTGAGGAATTGAAGAAGGTTGCAAATAATCCATTCCCAGAGATGCATGGCTATTCAGCTTTGGCAGGACATGTTCAGACACGGGAGGCCATAGCTCAAACACTGTCAAAAGAAAGAGGTCTGAATTTCACTGCGCAGCATGTAATTATGACCGCTGGTGGCGCTGGTGCATTAAATATTATTTTGAAAGCGATTTTGAATCCTGGTGATGAAGTCATTGTTTTGTCACCTCTCTATCTGGAATATCCCTATTATATCGATAATCACGGTGGGGTTTGTTGCGTGGCAGAAACAAATGCGGATTTTACCTTAAACATTGATAATGTAGCAGCAAAGATAAATCCCCGCACGAAGGCGATTATCATAAACTCGCCGAATAATCCGTCCGGGATGATTTACTCTGATGAAAGTTTGAAATCTACTGCAAGGCTTCTGAACGAGAAAAATCGACAGTCTGGGAAAGAAATTTTTTTGATTTATGATGCGGCGTATCAGGACATCGTCTACGATGGCAACAAGGTTCCTGATATCTTTAGCATCTATTCAAACACCATTTTTGCGGCCTCGTATTCCAAACCGCTTTCGATTCCGGGGGAAAGGATAGGGTATGCTGCTGTCCATCCTGCAATGAAAAATTCCGGGGAACTTATGGAGGCATTGACCTTTGCGAATCGTGTTCTTGGGTATCTGAGCGCCCCTGTTCTTATGCAACACGTCGTTACAAATCTTCAGGGTGTTTGTGTTGACAGGGCAGAATATCAGAAAAGAAGAGATATGTTTTGTAATGCCCTGCAGGATTTTGGTTATTCGTTTACACGGCCAATGGGGGCTTATTATATCTTTCCCGAAACTCCCGGAGATGACCTTGCATTTACGCAAGAACTGGCTAAAGAAGGAATACTGGTGCTCCCAGGGAAGAGTTTTGGAAGAAGTGGGTATATCAGAATCGCCTTCTGTGTTAAGAAAGAAACCATTAAAAAATCGCTTCCGGGATTTAAAAAGGTTAAAGACTTTTTCAAGCGGAATGCAAAAGCAAAGTAG